A genome region from Oryzias melastigma strain HK-1 linkage group LG12, ASM292280v2, whole genome shotgun sequence includes the following:
- the si:dkey-247m21.3 gene encoding 5-hydroxytryptamine receptor 4, producing MDRKAPRHLVNDINNTGQQEEQQEFLNSLEIVILSIVLSIIIIMTVFGNLLVMVALCTDRHLRKKKTNYFIVSLAFADLLVALVVMPFAAIELTTGEWHYGELFCLVRTSLDVLLTTASILHLCCIALDRYYAICCQPLVYRHKMTPVRVAAMLGGCWLIPMFISFLPIMQNWNVIGIEDIIKERISQTGGFNNTSCIFLVNWPYALVCSAVAFYVPLVLMVLAYQRIYVTAMTHVRQIETLQRAGSAPTTGTDPVVTVRTSTSSDPLDHYRVRSTTGSSSSESAPVANSRMRIETKAAKTLAVIMGCFCLCWAPFFITNVVDPFINYSVPGQLWTAWLWLGYINSGLNPFLYAFLNRAFRRAFLVILCCGDERYAQQRSRSLRHAQRACSPASANGTSMALRLSFLPNRSYSDNGRTILRNEQESQDSLGAL from the exons ATGGACAGAAAAGCACCTCGACA TTTGGTGAATGACATAAACAACACTGGACAAcaagaggagcagcaggaattTTTAAACTCCCTGGAAATTGTTATTCTGTCCATCGTTctttccatcatcatcatcatgacaGTGTTTGGGAACCTGCTGGTTATGGTGGCACTCTGCACAGACAGACATCTGAG AAAGAAAAAGACCAACTACTTCATTGTGTCGTTGGCGTTTGCTGATTTACTGGTCGCCCTAGTTGTGATGCCATTCGCTGCCATTGAGCTGACCACCGGTGAGTGGCATTATGGGGAGCTCTTCTGCTTGGTGCGAACATCACTGGATGTTTTGTTGACCACAGCGTCCATCCTGCACCTGTGCTGCATTGCATTGGACAG aTATTATGCTATCTGCTGCCAGCCTCTGGTCTACAGACACAAGATGACCCCTGTAAGAGTGGCCGCCATGCTCGGTGGTTGCTGGCTCATCCCCATGTTCATCTCCTTCCTGCCCATCATGCAGAATTGGAATGTAATTGGGATCGAAGACATA ATAAAAGAAAGGATATCCCAGACTGGAGGCTTCAACAACACAAGCTGCATATTTCTGGTTAACTGGCCCTACGCCCTAGTCTGCTCAGCTGTGGCCTTCTACGTTCCTTTGGTCCTCATGGTCCTGGCATATCAGCGCATCTATGTCACCGCCATGACACATGTCCGACAGATTGAGACTCTGCAGCGCGCCGGCTCTGCTCCCACCACCGGCACAGATCCAGTCGTCACTGTGAGGACTTCCACTTCCTCAGATCCACTGGATCACTACCGTGTTAGATCAACTACAGGCTCCTCGTCCTCGGAGTCTGCTCCTGTTGCAAACAGCCGCATGCGCATAGAGACAAAGGCAGCGAAGACGCTGGCAGTTATTATGGGCTGTTTCTGCCTGTGCTGGGCTCCGTTTTTCATAACTAACGTGGTGGACCCCTTCATCAACTACTCAGTTCCCGGGCAGCTGTGGACAGCTTGGCTCTGGCTCGGCTACATTAACTCGGGGTTGAACCCTTTCCTGTACGCCTTTCTGAACCGAGCTTTTCGGAGGGCGTTTCTGGTGATTCTGTGCTGTGGGGATGAGCGGTACGCACAACAGAGGAGCCGCTCCCTCAGACACGCCCAGAGAGCGTGCTCACCTGCATCTGCCAACGGGACTTCGATGGCTCTCAG